Proteins encoded in a region of the Kryptolebias marmoratus isolate JLee-2015 linkage group LG14, ASM164957v2, whole genome shotgun sequence genome:
- the surf6 gene encoding surfeit locus protein 6 — MMDLAAKDSYIQKLASKVFSQREEPKRRPFVPYKGKSDTDLSKKKKKKLKKKSLKEKCTDEKTPKPQQKPPPQKSPAAANPPIAPSSKGGNVDTSFSTVDVLRKRLHEKIEESRGQGAPKDPSSEAVLAKRAKRKLERERKKRKKKEFLMKKLAEKRVEEAPAEVKTEEPSPATADKVIKTAVVFNSIETVEEGYETKMQLKAKKKTSVKGNITPLTGRNYKQLLSRVEARKAKLEQLREKDEQKASEMEKKIQWTNLLYKAEGIKIKDNEDMLRASLKKKEKLRAQRKKKWEQRSEHVVEKMQQRQDKRKRNIQKRKQVKMEQKKNRARKKGRVLPEDLKKA; from the exons ttCCTTACAAGGGGAAAAGTGACACTGATCtctcaaagaagaagaagaagaaattaaaaaagaagagtttgaaAGAAAAGTGCACCGATGAGAAGACTCCTAAACCCCAACAGAAGCCTCCTCCTCAGAAAAGCCCCGCTGCAGCAAACCCACCAATAGCGCCGTCCTCTAAAG GAGGGAATGTCGACACGAGCTTCTCCACAGTAGACGTGTTGCGTAAAAGGCTCCATGAAAAGATCGAGGAGTCCAGAGGGCAG GGTGCCCCAAAAGATCCGTCATCAGAGGCGGTCCTGGCAAAGCGGGCCAAACGAAAGCTGGAGCGGGAGcgcaagaagaggaagaagaaagagtTTCTGATGAAGAAACTGGCTGAAAAACGTGTCGAGGAAGCGCCGGCGGAGGTAAAAACGGAGGAGCCGAGCCCTGCTACGGCAGATAAAGTGATTAAGACCGCCGTCGTCTTTAACAGCATTGAGACGGTGGAAGAGGGGTATGAGACGAAAATGCAGCTAAAGGCGAAGAAGAAAACGAGCGTTAAAGGGAACATAACGCCGCTGACCGGGAGGAACTACAAGCAGCTGCTGAGCCGCGTGGAGGCTCGCAAGGCCAAGCTGGAGCAGCTGAGGGAGAAGGATGAGCAGAAGGCCTCCGAGATGGAGAAGAAGATCCAGTGGACCAACCTGCTCTACAAGGCGGAGGGCATCAAAATCAAGGACAACGAGGACATGCTGCGCGCCTCCttgaagaagaaggagaagctgCGAgcgcagaggaagaagaagtgGGAGCAGCGCAGCGAGCACGTCGTTGAGAAGATGCAGCAGAGGCAGGACAAGAGGAAAAGGAACATCCAGAAACGCAAGCAGGTCAAAAtggagcagaagaaaaacagggcGCGGAAGAAGGGCCGAGTTCTCCCCGAGGATTTGAAAAAAGCATGA
- the st6galnac4 gene encoding alpha-N-acetyl-neuraminyl-2,3-beta-galactosyl-1,3-N-acetyl-galactosaminide alpha-2,6-sialyltransferase isoform X1 — MPSGGPGGCRSQSLRRWICLLSPSLLLLLWFGLVIMRDDASHAAAVIAHSSGLRGYTRISPGGKGQQFLDMHCNQCALVSSSGQMLGAGAGEEIDRIGCVIRMNNAPTTGFERDVGSRTSVRVVSHTSVPLLVKHEGRYFQQLADTTYVFWGPDRNMRQDGKGQVFNVLLRMAVKYPDLRLYAVTRNKIQHCDGVFQNETGKNRMKTGAYLSTGFFAMILALEMCDSISVYGMIDNNYCSRANHSVVPYHYYEQNQINECRMYKFHEHAQHGGHRFITEKAIYAKWAKRHKINFKHPSWSP; from the exons ATGCCTTCAGGTGGACCGGGCGGATGCAGGTCGCAGAGCTTGCGCCGCTGGATCTGCCTGCTCAGCCCgagcctcctcctgctgctctggTTCGGGCTTGTGATCATGCGGGACGACGCATcacatgctgctgctgtcatcGCCCACAGCTCGGGGCTCAGGGGCTACACAAGGATCAGCCCTGGCGGGAAGGGCCAG CAGTTCCTGGACATGCACTGCAACCAGTGTGCCTTGGTCTCCAGCTCCGGTCAGATGCTCGGTGCTGGTGCTGGAGAGGAGATCGACCGGATCGGGTGTGTGATCCGGATGAACAACGCGCCCACAACAGGGTTCGAGAGAGACGTCGGGAGCCGCACCAGCGTCCGAGTCGTGTCTCACACCAGCGTCCCCCTGTTGGTAAAACACGAGGGGCGTTACTTTCAGCAGCTGGCAGACACCACGTACGTGTTCTGGGGTCCTGACAGGAATATGAGGCAGGACGGCAAGGGGCAAGTCTTCAACGTCCTCCTGAGGATGGCCGTCAAGTATCCGGACCTCAGGTTGTACGCTGTGACCAGAAACAAGATTCAGCACTGTGATGGCGTGTTTCAGAATGAAACGGGGAAAAACAG AATGAAAACAGGGGCATATCTCAGCACTGGATTTTTCGCCATGATCCTGGCTCTGGAAATGTGCGACAGCATCAGTGTTTATGGAATGATCGACAACAACTACTGCAG CCGAGCCAATCACAGCGTCGTCCCCTACCACTACTACGAGCAGAACCAAATAAACGAGTGCCGGATGTACAAGTTCCACGAGCACGCGCAGCACGGGGGACACCGCTTCATCACCGAGAAGGCCATCTACGCCAAATGGGCAAAACGccacaaaataaactttaaacatccGTCTTGGAGCCCGTGA
- the st6galnac6 gene encoding alpha-N-acetylgalactosaminide alpha-2,6-sialyltransferase 6, translating to MGPRLSGKGQQSHRLVIFLAIFILMTLLIFFSSNSGNDAVYTPFHVASAKTITATDLKRWSRKDGFVPVHGNKSLALHCGKCALVTSSSHVLSTRAGEEIDRTECVIRMNDAPTLGYESDVGNRTTLRVVAHSSVFRVVRQPNEYLRRTDGNFTIIFWGPPNKIEKNGKGTLYRLIQRVGAAYNNVSFFTITPNRMRKFDNLFHRETGRDRQKSHSWLSTGWFTMVIAIELCDNITVYGMVPPSYCGKKPLSKKLPYHYYKPRGADECLMYIQNESSRRGSHHRFITEKQVFARWAKLYNIKFTHPSW from the exons ATGGGGCCTAGGCTCAGTGGCAAG GGTCAACAGAGCCACAGGCTGGTGATCTTCCTCGCCATCTTCATCCTGATGACCCTCCTCATCTTCTTTAGCTCCAACAGTGGCAACGACGCCGTCTACACTCCCTTCCACGTGGCATCGGCTAAAACCATAACGGCTACGGACCTCAAGCGGTGGTCCAGGAAGGATGGCTTCGTGCCAGTTCACGGGAACAAG AGTTTGGCTCTGCACTGTGGGAAGTGCGCGCTGGTGACCAGCTCCAGCCACGTCCTGTCGACTCGGGCAGGAGAGGAGATCGACCGTACGGAGTGCGTGATCCGCATGAACGACGCGCCCACGTTGGGGTACGAGTCTGACGTCGGGAACCGGACCACCCTCAGGGTAGTAGCCCACAGCAGCGTCTTCCGGGTGGTCCGGCAGCCCAACGAGTACCTGCGCCGGACCGACGGCAACTTCACCATCATCTTCTGGGGGCCGCCGAACAAGATTGAGAAGAACGGCAAAGGAACGCTGTACAGACTGATCCAGAGAGTCGGCGCGGCCTACAACAACGTGTCCTTTTTCACCATCACGCCCAACAGGATGCGAAAATTTGATAATCTGTTTCACCGAGAGACGGGACGAGACAG acaaAAGTCTCACTCATGGTTGAGCACAGGCTGGTTCACGATGGTCATAGCCATTGAGCTATGTGATAACATTACAGTTTATGGGATGGTTCCTCCCAGTTACTGCGG AAAAAAACCTCTATCAAAGAAGTTGCCCTACCACTACTACAAACCCAGGGGAGCTGATGAGTGTCTCATGTACATCCAGAACGAAAGCAGCCGGAGAGGAAGTCACCATCGCTTTATTACGGAGAAGCAAGTGTTCGCGCGCTGGGCTAAGCTGTACAACATCAAATTCACTCACCCCTCGTGGTGA
- the miga2 gene encoding mitoguardin 2, whose amino-acid sequence MSLKRADGMSIAQALAMTVAEIPVFLYSTFGQSIFSQLKLSPSLKKVLFATALGSVALALTAHQLKRRGRKRKQKTQAKEAPKPVVIPEMLLKTGRPSSLKKGPFTGRQMMSPGSRSNDTMSGISSLAPSKHSSSSHSLASTRVPNSPNQSVNPSIQWEAEPVVEESGPVEDANVENLYLMGMELFEEALRKWEQALHVRHSSNSASCNNSLALQGATSGDVPMAETQNKAFAEKLETLLHRAYHLQEDFGSSIPTDSVLADFESEGTLILPQMESFYQLQYDDATSVTSDDSFFSAAELFDNMTLGELYPPMKPAALYEEALSLVQDDKVNYRTLRTELLECYNDQDFLAKLHCVRHAFQVLLLVETHRTFFMETGKQMITGLMVKANKSPKAFLESYEDMLLYTQREETWPVTKMELEGRGVVCMNFFDIVLDFILMDAFEDLESPPSSVVAVLRNRWLSDSFKETALATACWSVLKAKRRLLMVPDGFISHFYAISEHVSPVLAFGFLGPRQHLSEVCTIFKQQIVQYLKDMFDHDKVRFTTVQCLAEDVLKLSHRRSEILLGYLGIDSLVELNGALPRDTEGS is encoded by the exons ATGTCACTGAAACGAGCAGACGGGATGTCTATCGCCCAGGCTTTGGCCATGACCGTCGCAGAGATACCGGTCTTTCTCTACTCCACGTTTGGGCAG tcCATATTTTCTCAGCTGAAGCTTTCCCCGAGCCTGAAGAAGGTCCTGTTTGCCACGGCGCTCGGAAGTGTCGCTCTCGCCCTCACTGCTCACCAGCTGAAAAGGCGAGGGAGGAAACGGAAGCAGAAAACGCAGGCGAAGGAGGCGCCGAAGCCCGTGGTAATACCCGAGATGCTCCTGAAGACGGGAAGACCTTCATCGTTAAAAAAAG GTCCGTTCACCGGCCGACAGATGATGAGCCCCGGATCTCGGAGCAACGACACCATGAGTGGAATTTCCTCCCTGGCTCCCAGTAAACACTCGAGTTCCTCACACAGCCTGGCATCT ACACGAGTCCCAAACTCCCCAAATCAGTCGGTGAATCCCTCCATCCAGTGGGAGGCAGAGCCTGTGGTAGAAGAATCGGGGCCCGTAGAGGACGCCAATGTAGAGAATCTGTACTTAATGG GAATGGAGCTGTTTGAAGAGGCGCTGCGAAAGTGGGAGCAGGCCCTACACGTCCGTCATTCCAGCAACTCAGCCTCCTGTAACAACAGCCTCGCTCTGCAGGGGGCGACAAGCGGAGACGTTCCCATG GCCGAAACCCAGAATAAAGCATTCGCTGAGAAGCTGGAGACACTACTGCACCGGGCGTACCACCTACAAGAAGATTTCGGCAGCAGTATCCCGACAGACAGTGTGCTGGCAGATTTTG aaagcGAAGGAACCCTTATCTTGCCTCAGATGGAGAGTTTCTATCAGCTGCAATATGATGATGCAACTTCTGTTACCTCTGATGACTCCTTTTTCTCAGCTGCAGAG CTGTTTGATAACATGACTCTAGGGGAGCTCTATCCACCAATGAAGCCAGCAGCTCTGTATGAAGAAGCCTTGTCCCTGGTCCAAGATGACAAAGTGAACTATCGGACCCTGAG AACTGAGTTACTTGAATGTTATAACGACCAAGACTTCCTCGCCAAGCTTCACTGCGTGAGACATGCCTTCCAG GTTCTGTTGTTAGTTGAAACTCATCGCACCTTCTTTATGGAGACTGGGAAACAGATGATCACGGGGCTCATGGTCAAGGCAAACAAG AGTCCCAAAGCCTTCTTGGAGAGCTACGAAGACATGCTGCTTTACACTCAGAGGGAGGAGACGTGGCCCGTCACCAAGATGGAGCTGGAGGGTCGAGGG gtggtGTGTATGAACTTTTTCGACATAGTGCTGGACTTCATCTTGATGGACGCATTCGAAGACCTGGAGAGTCCTCCTTCCTCCGTGGTAGCTGTGCTGAGGAACCGCTGGCTCTCCGACAGCTTTAAAGAGACC gCTCTGGCAACCGCTTGCTGGTCtgtgttaaaagcaaaaaggcgTCTTCTTATG GTCCCCGATGGGTTTATCTCCCACTTCTATGCCATATCAGAACACGTGAGCCCAGTTTTAGCGTTTGGCTTTTTGGGACCCAGGCAGCATCTGAGTGAAGTTTGCACAATTTTTAAG CAACAAATCGTGCAGTACCTAAAGGATATGTTCGATCACGACAAGGTCCGTTTCACCACTGTCCAGTGCTTGGCCGAGGACGTCTTAAAGCTTTCCCACCGCAGAAGTGAAATCTTGCTGGGGTATCTGGGAATCGATAGTCTCGTGGAACTCAATGGTGCCCTGCCAAGAGATACAGAGGGCTCCTGA
- the st6galnac4 gene encoding alpha-N-acetyl-neuraminyl-2,3-beta-galactosyl-1,3-N-acetyl-galactosaminide alpha-2,6-sialyltransferase isoform X3, which produces MHCNQCALVSSSGQMLGAGAGEEIDRIGCVIRMNNAPTTGFERDVGSRTSVRVVSHTSVPLLVKHEGRYFQQLADTTYVFWGPDRNMRQDGKGQVFNVLLRMAVKYPDLRLYAVTRNKIQHCDGVFQNETGKNRMKTGAYLSTGFFAMILALEMCDSISVYGMIDNNYCSRANHSVVPYHYYEQNQINECRMYKFHEHAQHGGHRFITEKAIYAKWAKRHKINFKHPSWSP; this is translated from the exons ATGCACTGCAACCAGTGTGCCTTGGTCTCCAGCTCCGGTCAGATGCTCGGTGCTGGTGCTGGAGAGGAGATCGACCGGATCGGGTGTGTGATCCGGATGAACAACGCGCCCACAACAGGGTTCGAGAGAGACGTCGGGAGCCGCACCAGCGTCCGAGTCGTGTCTCACACCAGCGTCCCCCTGTTGGTAAAACACGAGGGGCGTTACTTTCAGCAGCTGGCAGACACCACGTACGTGTTCTGGGGTCCTGACAGGAATATGAGGCAGGACGGCAAGGGGCAAGTCTTCAACGTCCTCCTGAGGATGGCCGTCAAGTATCCGGACCTCAGGTTGTACGCTGTGACCAGAAACAAGATTCAGCACTGTGATGGCGTGTTTCAGAATGAAACGGGGAAAAACAG AATGAAAACAGGGGCATATCTCAGCACTGGATTTTTCGCCATGATCCTGGCTCTGGAAATGTGCGACAGCATCAGTGTTTATGGAATGATCGACAACAACTACTGCAG CCGAGCCAATCACAGCGTCGTCCCCTACCACTACTACGAGCAGAACCAAATAAACGAGTGCCGGATGTACAAGTTCCACGAGCACGCGCAGCACGGGGGACACCGCTTCATCACCGAGAAGGCCATCTACGCCAAATGGGCAAAACGccacaaaataaactttaaacatccGTCTTGGAGCCCGTGA
- the spout1 gene encoding putative methyltransferase C9orf114 homolog, whose translation MSTDSAAKKPKPALFQTEVKVNWKKRKAELKERQKEWKRAKLIKQLEKKKQREAAENTKDEEIQVNKGRSYTVSVALPGSVLDNAQSPELRTYLAGQIARACVVFSVDEIVVFDELGEDVKSIEGEFKGVGKKGHACIQLARILQYMECPQYLRKWFFPVHKDLQYAGLLNPLDSPHHMRIDEESEYREGRVLNKPPKQGKGSLVNCGMRKDVRIDKQLQPGLRVTVKLSKTQSQESRLYKGVVVPPHVPRSEGGLYWGYTVRLASCLSSVFTQSPYKEGYDLTVGTSERGTNVDQATLSPFKHLLVVFGGLQGLEASVDADLNLDATDPSLLFDMYLNTCPSQGSRTIRTEEAILISMAALRQKITAVFSDVSGGS comes from the exons ATGTCTACCGACAGTGCAGCAAAAAAGCCCAAACCTGCGCTATTTCAG ACTGAAGTAAAGGTGAACTGGAAGAAAAGGAAAGCTGAAC taAAGGAGCGTCAGAAGGAGTGGAAAAGGGCAAAACTCATCAAACAattagaaaagaagaaacagcgAGAGGCTGCAGAGAACACAAAAGATGAAGAAATTCAAGTCAACAAAG gTCGATCTTATACAGTGAGCGTGGCGCTCCCTGGCTCTGTCCTGGACAACGCTCAGTCCCCAGAGCTCCGAACATACCTGGCGGGACAGATCGCTCGGGCCTGCGTCGTGTTTTCTGTCGACGAGATCGTCGTGTTTGACGAGCTTGGGGAAGACGTCAA GAGCATCGAAGGCGAATTTAAAGGCGTTGGGAAGAAGGGCCACGCTTGTATTCAGCTCGCCAGAATACTTCAGTACATGGAGTGTCCGCA GTATCTGCGCAAATGGTTCTTTCCAGTGCATAAAGATTTACAGTACGCAG GTTTGCTCAACCCTCTGGACAGTCCTCACCACATGAGGATAGATGAAGAGTCAGAATACCGGGAAGGACGAGTCCTCAACAAGCCGCCCAAACAAGGAAAAGGATCATTAGTCAACTGTGGAATGAGGAAG GACGTCCGGATTGATAAACAGCTGCAGCCAGGCCTACGAGTCACAGTGAAGCTCAGTAAAACGCAGAGTCAag AAAGCAGACTCTACAAAGGCGTCGTCGTGCCTCCTCACGTGCCGAGATCCGAAGGCGGCCTTTACTGGGGTTACACCGTCCGCCTGGCGTCCTGCCTCA GTTCGGTTTTCACTCAAAGTCCGTATAAAGAAGGCTACGATTTAACCGTCGGCACCTCGGAGAGAGGCACCAACGTGGACCAAGCGACACTCTCACCTTTCAA GCATCTGCTGGTGGTTTTCGGAGGCCTTCAGGGTTTAGAAGCCAGCGTAGATGCCGACCTGAACCTGGACGCGACCGATCCTAGTCTTTTATTTGACATGTACCTGAACACGTGTCCCAGTCAGGGCAGCAGGACCATTCGAACAGAG GAAGCTATCCTAATTTCCATGGCAGCGCTGAGGCAGAAGATCACGGCTGTCTTTTCAGATGTTTCCGGTGGTTCATGA
- the st6galnac4 gene encoding alpha-N-acetyl-neuraminyl-2,3-beta-galactosyl-1,3-N-acetyl-galactosaminide alpha-2,6-sialyltransferase isoform X2, protein MPSGGPGGCRSQSLRRWICLLSPSLLLLLWFGLVIMRDDASHAAAVIAHSSGLRGYTRISPGGKGQFLDMHCNQCALVSSSGQMLGAGAGEEIDRIGCVIRMNNAPTTGFERDVGSRTSVRVVSHTSVPLLVKHEGRYFQQLADTTYVFWGPDRNMRQDGKGQVFNVLLRMAVKYPDLRLYAVTRNKIQHCDGVFQNETGKNRMKTGAYLSTGFFAMILALEMCDSISVYGMIDNNYCSRANHSVVPYHYYEQNQINECRMYKFHEHAQHGGHRFITEKAIYAKWAKRHKINFKHPSWSP, encoded by the exons ATGCCTTCAGGTGGACCGGGCGGATGCAGGTCGCAGAGCTTGCGCCGCTGGATCTGCCTGCTCAGCCCgagcctcctcctgctgctctggTTCGGGCTTGTGATCATGCGGGACGACGCATcacatgctgctgctgtcatcGCCCACAGCTCGGGGCTCAGGGGCTACACAAGGATCAGCCCTGGCGGGAAGGGCCAG TTCCTGGACATGCACTGCAACCAGTGTGCCTTGGTCTCCAGCTCCGGTCAGATGCTCGGTGCTGGTGCTGGAGAGGAGATCGACCGGATCGGGTGTGTGATCCGGATGAACAACGCGCCCACAACAGGGTTCGAGAGAGACGTCGGGAGCCGCACCAGCGTCCGAGTCGTGTCTCACACCAGCGTCCCCCTGTTGGTAAAACACGAGGGGCGTTACTTTCAGCAGCTGGCAGACACCACGTACGTGTTCTGGGGTCCTGACAGGAATATGAGGCAGGACGGCAAGGGGCAAGTCTTCAACGTCCTCCTGAGGATGGCCGTCAAGTATCCGGACCTCAGGTTGTACGCTGTGACCAGAAACAAGATTCAGCACTGTGATGGCGTGTTTCAGAATGAAACGGGGAAAAACAG AATGAAAACAGGGGCATATCTCAGCACTGGATTTTTCGCCATGATCCTGGCTCTGGAAATGTGCGACAGCATCAGTGTTTATGGAATGATCGACAACAACTACTGCAG CCGAGCCAATCACAGCGTCGTCCCCTACCACTACTACGAGCAGAACCAAATAAACGAGTGCCGGATGTACAAGTTCCACGAGCACGCGCAGCACGGGGGACACCGCTTCATCACCGAGAAGGCCATCTACGCCAAATGGGCAAAACGccacaaaataaactttaaacatccGTCTTGGAGCCCGTGA
- the kyat1 gene encoding kynurenine--oxoglutarate transaminase 1 has product MVIIRSLVGNFSLIRPSLLGRNHCTVMSRRLHANRTVGVDKNVWVEFTQLAADYKAVNLGQGFPDFSPPQFVQDAFCKAVSGGPSMHQYTRAFGHPRLVKSLAKFFSRVVGHEIDAFEDILVTVGAYQALFCAFQALIDDGDEVIIVEPFFDCYQPMVLMAGGNAVYVPLRPKEGSAVLSSGDWVLSAEELSSKITPRTKAIVINTPNNPLGKVYQMEELQMIADLCLKHDLLCFSDEVYEWLTYDGAKHVKIASLPGMWERTITVGSAGKTFSATGWKVGWAISSGHIIKHMKIVHQNSVYHCATAAQEAVASGFEREYELFGTPESYFQQLPAVLHHKRQKLASCLQRVGLQPVMPEGGYFMITDISSVKVDLNDESTKDESYDFRFVKWLITEKGLATIPVSAFFSPEHSKEFDKYIRFCFVKEDSTLDAAEDILKKWSQKK; this is encoded by the exons ATGGTAATAATCCGGAGCCTGGTGGGTAATTTCTCTTTAATTCGTCCCAGTTTATTAGGAAGAAATCACTGCACG GTCATGTCCAGGCGGCTCCACGCGAACAGAACTGTCGGTGTCGATAAAAATGTCTG GGTTGAATTCACGCAGCTAGCTGCCGACTACAAAGCAGTGAACCTGGGTCAGGGATTTCCCGACTTCTCCCCCCCACAGTTTGTTCAGGACGCTTTCTGTAAAGCTGTGAGCGGAGGACCTTCAATGCACCAGTACACCAGAGCTTTT GGTCACCCTCGTCTCGTGAAGAGTCTCGCCAAATTCTTCAGCAGGGTGGTGGGACATGAGATCGATGCGTTCGAAGACATCCTGGTGACAGTTGGAGCCTATCAGGCGCTCTTCTGTGCCTTTCAGGCTCTGATCGACGACGGAGATGAG GTCATAATCGTCGAGCCGTTCTTTGACTGCTACCAGCCGATGGTGCTGATGGCTGGAGGGAACGCGGTGTATGTGCCTCTGAGACCA AAAGAGGGCAGCGCCGTCCTGTCGAGCGGAGACTGGGTTCTTTCTGCCGAGGAGCTGTCCAGTAAAATCACTCCCCGCACAAAAGCCATCGTTATCAACACTCCCAACAACCCCTTGGGCAAA GTTTACCAGATGGAGGAGCTCCAAATGATCGCCGACCTGTGTCTCAAACACGACCTGCTGTGCTTCAGCGACGAGGTGTACGAGTGGCTCACCTACGATGGAGCCAAGCACGTGAAGATCG CCAGCCTTCCTGGGATGTGGGAACGGACCATAACAGTCGGCAGCGCCGGGAAAACCTTCAGTGCTACTGGCTGGaag GTTGGCTGGGCCATCAGTTCTGGACATATCATCAAACACATGAAAATCGTCCATCAGAACTCGGTTTATCACTGTGCAACAGCGGCTCAG GAGGCCGTAGCGTCCGGCTTCGAGAGGGAGTACGAGCTGTTCGGGACTCCGGAGAGCTACTTCCAGCAGCTGCCTGCCGTGCTGCACCACAAGAGGCAGAAGCTGGCCTCCTGCCTGCAGAGAGTTGGCCTGCAGCCCGTCATGCCTGAGGGAGGATACTTTATGATCACAGACATCTCCTCCGTCA AAGTGGACCTCAATGATGAGAGCACCAAGGATGAATCGTACGACTTTAGATTTGTCAAATGGCTAATTACAGAAAAG gGTTTAGCGACCATCCCAGTCTCGGCCTTCTTCAGTCCAGAACACAGCAAGGAGTTCGACAAGTACATCCGCTTCTGTTTCGTTAAG GAGGACTCCACCCTGGATGCAGCGGAGGACATTTTGAAAAAGTGGagtcaaaaaaagtaa